Proteins found in one Pelobates fuscus isolate aPelFus1 chromosome 10, aPelFus1.pri, whole genome shotgun sequence genomic segment:
- the LOC134574782 gene encoding uncharacterized protein LOC134574782 encodes MTCSENVKQWLMNYIKRHGGPYEISQDGKQSWEKMQEFLGEVLFEKNVSDKKRKGCIMQALLSCCLKLEGILKIKEDEMAELNSVINMKSEKLNNKIVDLRVHAVTTGEALIEKAKMCEELTVENERLNENISKMQKELDECRHATNMAFNKMAESMAPLSRSPVSEIPGSIANPGIGDTGCKPLFPWEDLKEKSVTNLPAAPTTTTTVLNPDNSGEIQLVNKQLKPQEMDAIVREIGQVPQQDINRFLQWFCGIQRVKEMYSLTTSDMERVLQRVVGNGLWVRIVQTCGQQRRTRDMLKEILRALYGVTSNVSLSGKIKQLKQESPYELSARISTVMEQFGVSNPGFEQGGMVHRSMFLDALEEDIKDEILSVTPNPSEMCDLLLRADNLWRKKVKNESFAVDAARIFRVERRDRSTMYPQKPIRGNRFQHMGNFRGENESGSDKRRRDPQRDHRNRDSAKGSNVMGDNWRNRWEKPQIIVDGVDPWKSSPHKEYKVQENSSRDVVVMCWKYPGGSDLHKSTSIFCANATKDVRIKMLLERNFTFSQDGVVTCSPHQTGLLWTEQPVPVYKMTMFGELEVANHTNVLKQFLPQTRLVIKEDQFWKVINPSCCDRREKDAERLLTSLFRAIVREEAPNSLEFVRAHHALSPRMENSAPRDLICCLSSYKLKDTIMCKVRSRQTWVFQCAQVTRYADLLPLTLEARRALQPVATFLLERRIPNRWGFPFCLSVRHQNYWLYVRWPEDVPEFLHKLQLPPQAVTNWVPLDQ; translated from the exons ATGACTTGTTCAGAAAATGTTAAACAATGGCTTATGAATTATATTAAGAGACATGGTGGTCCTTATGAAATCTCTCAGGATGGTAAACAGTCATGGGAAAAGATGCAGGAGTTTTTAGGAGAAGTGTTATTTGAGAAAAACGTGtctgataaaaaaagaaaagggtgtATTATGCAAGCATTACTATCATGTTGTTTAAAATTagagggaattttaaaaataaaggagGATGAAATGGCAGAGCTTAACTCAGTAATTAACATGAAATCTGAGAAATTGAATAATAAGATTGTAGATCTAAGAGTGCATGCAGTTACAACTGGTGAAGCTTTGATTGAAAAGGCCAAAATGTGTGAGGAGCTTACAGTGGAGAATGAGAGGCTGAATGAGAACATTTCGAAGATGCAAAAAGAATTGGATGAATGCAGACATGCTACTAATATGGCTTTTAATAAAATGGCAGAAAGCATGGCACCTTTGAGTAGGTCTCCTGTATCTGAAATTCCAGGGTCTATTGCTAACCCAGGGATTGGAGATACAGGATGCAAACCTCTTTTTCCATGGGAGGATTTGAAAGAAAAGTCAGTGACAAATCTCCCTGCGGCTCCAACTACAACAACCACAGTGTTGAATCCAGATAATTCTGGAGAGATTCAGCTGGTTAATAAGCAGTTAAAGCCACAAGAAATGGATGCCATAGTTAGAGAAATAGGGCAGGTCCCTCAGCAGGATATCAATCGCTTTTTGCAATGGTTTTGTGGAATTCAAAGAGTGAAAGAGATGTATAGTTTGACAACTAGTGATATGGAGAGAGTGCTGCAGAGAGTTGTTGGAAATGGATTGTGGGTCAGGATTGTACAGACATGTGGTCAGCAGCGTAGAACTAGGGATATGTTGAAAGAGATCTTGAGAGCACTTTATGGAGTTACATCAAATGTGTCATTGTCTGGAAAAATTAAACAGCTGAAACAAGAGTCTCCGTATGAATTGTCAGCTAGAATCTCCACAGTGATGGAACAGTTTGGTGTCAGTAATCCTGGTTTTGAACAGGGAGGGATGGTGCATAGATCAATGTTTTTGGATGCATTAGAGGAAGATATTAAGGATGAGATATTATCTGTAACCCCAAACCCATCAGAAATGTGTGATTTACTGTTAAGAGCTGATAATTTGTGGcgaaaaaaggttaaaaatgaaAGTTTTGCTGTAGATGCTGCCAGGATTTTCAGAGTAGAGAGGAGAGACAGGTCTACCATGTATCCTCAGAAACCAATCAGGGGAAATAGATTTCAGCATATGGGAAATTTTAGAGGTGAGAATGAATCTGGTAGTGACAAAAGAcggagagatccacagagggaccataggaatagggatAGTGCTAAAGGGAGCAATGTAATGGGAGACAATTGGAGAAATAGATGGGAGAAGCCTCAG ATAATAGTAGATGGAGTGGATCCCTGGAAGAGCAGCCCACATAAGGAATATAAAGTGCAAGAAAACAGCAGTCGTGATGTGGTGGTTATGT GTTGGAAATATCCAGGAGGAAGTGATTTACATAAGAGTACCAGTATATTttgtgccaatgccacaaaggACGTGAGGATAAAGATGCTGCTGGAGAGAAATTTTACATTTTCCCAGGATGGTGTTGTAACATGCAGCCCCCATCAGACTGGATTAC TTTGGACAGAACAGCCTGTACCTGTTTATAAGATGACTATGTTTGGTGAGTTGGAAGTGGCTAATCACACTAATGTTTTAAAGCAATTCCTTCCACAAACTCGCTTAGTGATCAAAGAAGACCAGTTCTGGAAAGTTATCAACCCCAGTTGCTGTGACAGACGTG AAAAGGATGCAGAGAGGCTTCTCACCAGCTTGTTCCGCGCCATCGTCAGGGAAGAAGCACCGAACTCCCTGGAGTTCGTGAGAGCACACCACGCGCTGAGCCCAAGAATGGAGAACTCCGCTCCCAGGGATCTGATCTGCTGCCTAAGCTCCTACAAGCTAAAAGACACTATAATGTGCAAGGTCCGCAGCAGGCAGACATGGGTGTTCCAGTGTGCACAAGTGACCAGATACGCCGATCTGTTGCCACTTACCCTGGAAGCCAGAAGGGCACTCCAACCAGTGGCCACCTTCTTACTAGAACGTAGAATACCCAACAGGTGGGGCTTTCCGTTCTGCCTGTCTGTACGACACCAAAACTACTGGCTCTATGTTCGGTGGCCTGAAGACGTACCTGAATTCCTGCATAAGCTGCAGCTTCCGCCTCAAGCCGTAACCAACTGGGTTCCCTTGGACCAGTAG